A stretch of Kryptolebias marmoratus isolate JLee-2015 linkage group LG24, ASM164957v2, whole genome shotgun sequence DNA encodes these proteins:
- the ak4 gene encoding adenylate kinase 4, mitochondrial, producing MAKLFRAAIMGPPGSGKGTISKRIAQSFGLQYLSSGHFLRDGIAAKTEAGLLVKSYVEKGMLVPDHVMTRLMLPKLEQLSSHSWLLDGFPRTLGQAQALNSLYQLDLVISLNIPYETLRERLSDRWIHPPSGRVYNMSFNPPRVQGKDDVTEEPLIQHDDDKPEALMARLRHYKDVAKPVIDLYKSQGILHSFSGTETDKIWPYINSLLSTKMHIQPSHNRQTQTP from the exons ATGGCAAAGTTATTCCGTGCTGCTATCATGGGTCCACCGGGATCTGGAAAAGGCACAATATCTAAGAGGATCGCGCAGAGCTTTGGCCTGCAGTACTTGTCCAGTGGGCACTTTTTACGCGACGGCATAGCAGCTAAAACAG AGGCAGGGCTGCTGGTGAAGAGCTACGTAGAGAAAGGCATGCTAGTTCCTGATCATGTGATGACCAGACTGATGCTGCCGAAACTGGAACAGCTGAGCAGCCACAGCTGGCTACTGGATG GTTTCCCTCGCACACTGGGACAGGCTCAGGCCCTGAACAGCCTGTATCAGCTGGACTTAGTCATCAGCCTCAACATCCCCTATGAGACTCTAAGGGAGAGACTGAGCGATCGCTGGATCCATCCTCCCAGCGGCAGAGTTTACAACATGAGCTTCAACCCGCCTCGAGTTCAG GGTAAAGATGACGTCACCGAGGAGCCGCTGATTCAGCATGATGATGACAAACCCGAAGCTCTGATGGCAAGACTGAGACATTACAAGGACGTGGCAAAGCCTGTCATAGACTTGTACAA GTCACAAGGAATTCTGCACTCATTTTCTGGTACAGAGACTGACAAGATTTGGCCTTACATCAATTCTCTTCTCAGCACCAAGATGCACATACAGCCATCGCACAACcggcaaacacaaacaccctGA